From Oryza brachyantha chromosome 9, ObraRS2, whole genome shotgun sequence, a single genomic window includes:
- the LOC102708557 gene encoding protein STRUBBELIG-RECEPTOR FAMILY 5, with protein sequence MARRWPPPAVVPGLLLLLSVAASSAVAKTDQPDVAALNVMFESMNKPSQLSGWKSSGGDPCGDDDEWKGIECSDSSVIEINLAGLGLSGTLGYQLSSLKSVTKFDVSKNNLNGEIPYQLPPNVVQLNLQGNSFTGGVPYSISQMTDLETLNLAKNHLSGQLTDMFSQLPKLSTLDLSFNRFSGSLPPSFQYLKNLKKLDLESNQFSGHIDVLAKLSLEDLNLKNNKFTGWIPSKVKNINSLETSGNPWSSGSAPPGMEKESSGGSNGGDDSGINGFAIGAMVIAVLLAALILLSVLKRNHSSHASSHYYMDESGRRNSSAIDMKSLEHSPSTGCKTPPAVPRKSMSDNEFENKLNYSRRSTDPISLTNHSSSDLQAATGSFNSSRQIGHGTTCRVFKAKYADGRVLAVKKFDPLSFSGSSDFMDIVNGISKLRHANISELVGYCSEPGHYMLVYDYQMNGSLYEFLHLSDDYSRPLTWDTRVRIAVGTARALEYLHEVRSPPVLHKNIKSSNVLLDADLNPHISDCGLSFFYEDTSENLGPGYSAPESTRPSAYTPKSDVYSFGVIMLELLTGRKPYDSSKPRTEQSLVNYVSPQLHDIDALGTLADPALRGLYPPKALSRFADCIALCVQSDPEFRPSMSEVVQALLRCVERTVSNRRTAGYPSNSQRSDNSDW encoded by the exons ATGGCTcgccggtggccgccgccggcggtggtgcccggcctcctcctcctcctctccgtcgccgcctcctccgcggtCGCCAAGACCGACCAGCCTGACG TTGCTGCTCTGAATGTGATGTTTGAAAGCATGAACAAGCCGTCTCAATTGTCCGGTTGGAAATCGAGCGGCGGCGATCCatgtggcgacgacgacgagtggAAAGGGATAGAATGCAGCGATTCATCTGTCATAGAGAT CAACTTGGCGGGGCTTGGATTAAGCGGCACGCTAGGCTATCAGCTATCAAGCTTGAAATCAGTGACCAAATT CGACGTCAGCAAGAACAatttgaatggtgaaattcCATACCAGCTTCCACCAAATGTGGTTCAGTT AAATCTTCAAGGCAATTCCTTCACCGGTGGTGTTCCTTATTCTATATCTCAGATGACTGATCTGGAAACACT AAATCTTGCTAAGAATCACTTAAGTGGGCAGTTGACAGATATGTTTTCACAGCTTCCAAAGCTCTCAACACT GGATCTGTCATTCAACCGCTTCTCAGGTAGCCTACCCCCGAGTTTTCAGTACCTCAAGAACCTCAAAAAACT AGATTTGGAGAGCAACCAATTCAGTGGCCATATAGATGTTCTGGCCAAACTTTCTCTTGAGGACCT GAATTTGAAGAACAACAAGTTCACTGGGTGGATCCCAAGTAAAGTGAAGAACATTAACAGTTTAGA GACTTCTGGGAACCCTTGGTCATCTGGGTCTGCTCCTCCTGGCATGGAGAAGGAGTCCTCAGGAGGATCAAATGGAGGGGATGATAGTGGAATCAACGGTTTCGCCATTGGAGCAATGGTGATAGCTGTGCTTCTTGCAGCTCTGATTCTCTTGTCCGTGTTGAAGAGGAACCATTCCTCTCATGCCTCATCTCATTACTACATGGACGAGTCAG GACGTCGAAACTCTTCAGCAATCGACATGAAGTCATTGGAGCATTCCCCATCGACGGGCTGCAAGACACCGCCTGCTGTTCCTCGCAAGTCGATGAGTGACAATGAGTTTGAGAACAAACTGAATTATTCGAGGCGAAGCACTGATCCCATCAGCTTGACGAATCACTCATCATCAGACCTGCAAGCAGCTACTGGCAGTTTCAACAGTAGCAGGCAGATAGGTCACGGCACAACCTGTCGTGTTTTCAAGGCAAAATATGCTGATGGACGG GTGCTGGCTGTAAAGAAGTTTGATCCATTGAGCTTCTCAGGAAGCAGTGACTTCATGGACATCGTAAACGGCATTTCGAAGCTGCGGCATGCTAATATTTCTGAACTTGTTGGTTACTGCTCAGAGCCTGGGCACTACATGCTAGTCTATGACTACCAGATGAATGGATCCCTGTATGAGTTCCTGCACTTGTCAGATGACTACAGCAGGCCTCTGACCTGGGACACTCGGGTTCGGATAGCGGTCGGTACAGCTCGTGCTCTGGA GTACCTGCATGAGGTGCGCTCACCTCCAGTGCTTCACAAAAACATAAAGTCCTCCAACGTCTTGCTTGATGCTGATCTGAACCCTCACATCTCTGACTGTGGCCTTTCATTCTTCTATGAG GACACAAGTGAGAACTTGGGACCAGGGTACAGTGCTCCAGAGAGCACAAGGCCGTCTGCTTACACGCCGAAGAGCGACGTCTACAGCTTTGGAGTTATTATGCTGGAGCTATTAACCGGTCGAAAACCTTATGATAG CTCCAAGCCAAGAACGGAGCAGTCCTTGGTCAATTATGTGAGTCCACAGCTTCATGACATCGATGCCTTGGGAACACTGGCAGATCCAGCTCTCCGCGGTCTCTATCCACCAAAGGCGCTCTCCCGCTTCGCCGATTGCATCGCTCTGTGTGTTCAG TCTGATCCAGAGTTCCGGCCGTCCATGTCGGAGGTGGTGCAGGCGCTCCTCCGCTGCGTGGAGCGCACCGTCAGCAACAGGAGGACGGCCGGATATCCGAGCAACTCGCAGCGGAGCGACAACTCGGATTGGTGA
- the LOC102700552 gene encoding TORTIFOLIA1-like protein 2, with amino-acid sequence MKSSAVTSKGKAAFELKHRLVQAINKIADRDTYQIGLDELEKAADTLAPDMVGPFLSCVVDTDAEQKSAVRKECVKVIGTLARSHGGLVAPHMAKMVSSIVKRLKDADSVVRDACVDTCGTLAVCARDYGDGGAALVALVRPLFESLGEQNRYVQAGAASCLAKVIDESNYFPGPVLPQMLVRVVKLLKNPHFMAKPAVIELIRSIIQAEGASTEQSLASALTSIMDALKSSDWTTRKAASQALSSIAVSSGFLVASFRTSCLRSLERCKFDKVKPVRDAITQAIQLWKAIPGSDTPEPSEAGSSTKENFFGDHHDTSSIYDGGSRDTSFRRVDHLSSVSAISGNSITSSKKRSPLSINKIALNNAANQQRSKLSDWHVEISVPKQNMIPLVHFEEKASGNISMLKDSKRSPYDIVDDDSKFDYDPMDDKQDCSSVSEVASRSCETKHVTSAQECIEDCDSARLNEQFPRAQKSKSIDSTVTDSTSHGVHTCCLSAMKELAHIRTQLQEMERKQANIFDMLQEFMSNAVENMSVLSMKVHNLENAVDKTVYTITQSESRYHLPGSKFVKNQSATSSPRVSSSTPRSSVDANYKPPSIAHLKQEKKWMHDQPLKGLSMSVKEGEFLKSHTHDKTRKPGVVRSESTLGRYAPSSARTRASVVKGNFPVSLTDSCEQPELQNALCASKEVDEFHGADDMESAYVEALNSGDCDYLIDLMDRTGPVLEKLSRETTNELLRVIVGQFLNKKFFDLALPWLQQVTDLIMIYKPSQLFVSLRAQKEFLALIEEAATSGSTEPAIRIAIAKLAFKLTKVCEVAPCRKVSTRVCRGNETIMATAM; translated from the exons ATGAAGTCCAGTGCGGTTACCTCCAAAGGCAAGGCTGCATTTGAGCTGAAGCACAGGCTGGTCCAAGCCATTAACAAGATTGCGGACAGAGACACCTACCAGATTGGGTTGGATGAGCTTGAGAAGGCCGCTGATACCTTGGCTCCTGACATGGTTGGCCCCTTCTTGTCGTGCGTGGTTGACACCGATGCCGAGCAGAAGAGTGCGGTGAGGAAGGAGTGCGTCAAGGTGATTGGCACATTGGCTCGGTCCCATGGAGGCCTAGTGGCACCACACATGGCGAAGATGGTGTCTAGCATTGTCAAGCGCCTCAAGGATGCGGACTCTGTTGTTAGGGATGCCTGTGTTGATACTTGTGGTACTCTTGCAGTTTGTGCTAGAGACTATGGGGACGGTGGAGCTGCGTTGGTTGCATTGGTGCGGCCCTTGTTTGAATCACTTGGTGAGCAGAATAGGTATGTTCAGGCTGGGGCTGCGTCGTGCTTGGCCAAGGTTATTGACGAGAGCAATTACTTTCCTGGCCCTGTTCTCCCGCAGATGCTTGTTCGTGTTGTTAAACTGCTCAAGAATCCCCATTTCATGGCAAAACCTGCAGTGATTGAGTTGATCAGAAGTATTATTCAG GCTGAAGGTGCTTCTACAGAGCAGTCTTTAGCATCTGCTCTAACAAGTATTATGGATGCCCTGAAGAGCAGTGACTGGACTACAAGGAAAGCAGCTTCGCAAGCTTTATCAAGTATTGCTGTTAGTTCTGGATTCCTGGTTGCCTCCTTTAGAACTTCCTGCCTTCGCTCCCTTGAACGTTGTAAATTTGACAAG GTCAAACCAGTGCGTGATGCAATTACCCAAGCCATTCAGTTGTGGAAGGCTATTCCAGGGTCTGATACTCCTGAGCCATCAGAAGCTGGATCATCCACAAAAG AAAACTTCTTTGGTGACCATCATGATACGAGCAGTATATATGATGGTGGATCAAGAGATACTTCTTTCAGGAGAGTTGATCATCTATCTTCTGTATCTGCTATCAGTGGCAATTCTATTACTTCATCGAAGAAGAGATCTCCTTTGTCTATCAACAAAATAGCCCTGAACAATGCTGCAAATCAGCAACGCTCGAAGTTGAGTGATTGGCATGTTGAGATTTCTGTTCCTAAGCAGAATATGATTCCATTAGTTCATTTCGAAGAAAAGGCATCTGGCAACATTAGCATGCTAAAGGATTCAAAGAGAAGCCCATATGACATTGTGGACGATGACAGTAAGTTTGACTATGACCCCATGGATGATAAACAAGATTGCTCTTCTGTGTCAGAAGTAGCCAGCAGGAGTTGTGAGACAAAGCATGTAACTTCTGCTCAGGAGTGCATTGAGGACTGTGATTCTGCAAGACTCAATGAGCAATTCCCTAGGGCTCAAAAGAGTAAGAGCATAGACTCCACTGTTACAGATAGCACCTCACATGGGGTGCATACTTGTTGTCTGAGTGCAATGAAAGAACTTGCTCATATAAGGACGCAACTTCAAGAAATGGAGAGGAAACAAGCAAATATCTTTGATATGTTGCAG GAATTCATGTCTAACGCAGTGGAGAACATGTCAGTGTTAAGCATGAAAGTGCATAATTTGGAGAATGCTGTGGATAAAACTGTGTATACAATTACTCAAAGTGAAAGCCGCTATCACCTTCCTGGCTCCAAGTTTGTTAAGAACCAAAGTGCCACTTCTTCACCAAGGGTTTCTTCTTCTACACCTAGATCATCTGTGGATGCTAACTACAAGCCACCATCAATTGCACATTTGAAACAAGAGAAAAAGTGGATGCACGATCAACCATTAAAGGGCTTAAGCATGAGTGTAAAAGAGGGAGAATTTCTGAAGAGTCATACTCATGACAAAACTAGAAAGCCTGGGGTTGTGAGATCGGAAAGTACTTTGGGAAGATATGCTCCAAGCTCAGCAAGGACTCGAGCATCAGTGGTTAAGGGAAACTTTCCAGTTTCACTTACCGATTCTTGTGAGCAGCCTGAGCTGCAAAATGCATTATGTGCTTCGAAAGAAGTTGATGAGTTTCATGGTGCTGATGACATGGAGTCTGCATATGTAGAAGCCCTGAATAGTGGTGATTGCGATTATCTGATTGACCTAATGGATAGAACTGGACCTGTTCTTGAGAAATTATCACGTGAAACGACAAATGAACTTTTGAGGGTTATAGTTGGCCAGTTCCTGAATAAAAAGTTCTTTGATTTGGCACTGCCATGGCTTCAACAG GTAACAGATTTAATCATGATTTATAAGCCAAGCCAACTTTTTGTGTCTTTGAGGGCGCAAAAGGAGTTCCTTGCTTTAATTGAGGAAGCTGCAACAAGTGGATCTACAGAGCCAGCGATCAGAATTGCTATTGCAAAGCTTGCATTTAAACTGACAAAAGTTTGTGAGGTTGCGCCATGCAG GAAAGTTTCGACTAGAGTGTGCAGGGGAAATGAAACTATCATGGCCACTGCGATGTGA